Proteins from one Paraburkholderia acidisoli genomic window:
- a CDS encoding proteasome-type protease, with amino-acid sequence MTYCVAMAVEQGLVFLSDTRTNAGVDHISTSRKMAVFEEPGERVIVLLVAGNLAITQATLQVLTEPHDAARTTLWNAPTMVEAARVVGEAVREVHRRDAEALKRFNVDFNCSFILGGQIGALPMRLFQIYAAGNFIETSSVNPYFQIGESKYGKPIIDRVLTPRTPLDEAAKCALISMDSTLRSNLSVGLPLDLLVYEADSLRVTRYASLDETNAYFEMIHSTWGERLRQVFSEIPDPLWTDEGNVPRHERAALPTAPRAAHDGQPSEPRPAQTLAQSLPGAAANVPRMPRDG; translated from the coding sequence ATGACGTATTGTGTGGCGATGGCAGTCGAGCAAGGGCTCGTGTTTCTTTCCGATACGCGCACGAATGCGGGCGTCGATCACATCAGCACTTCGCGCAAGATGGCCGTGTTCGAGGAGCCGGGCGAGCGCGTGATCGTGCTGCTGGTCGCGGGCAATCTGGCGATCACGCAAGCGACGCTGCAAGTGCTCACCGAGCCCCACGACGCGGCCCGCACCACGCTCTGGAACGCGCCGACGATGGTCGAAGCCGCGCGCGTGGTGGGCGAGGCGGTGCGCGAAGTGCATCGGCGCGACGCGGAGGCGCTCAAGCGTTTCAACGTCGACTTCAACTGCAGCTTCATTCTCGGCGGCCAGATCGGCGCGCTGCCGATGCGGCTGTTCCAGATTTACGCGGCAGGCAATTTCATCGAGACGTCGAGCGTCAACCCGTACTTCCAGATCGGCGAATCGAAATACGGCAAGCCGATCATCGACCGCGTGCTGACGCCGCGCACGCCGCTCGACGAGGCCGCGAAATGCGCACTGATCTCGATGGATTCCACACTGCGTTCGAATCTTTCGGTGGGACTACCGCTCGATCTGCTCGTATACGAAGCGGATTCGTTGCGCGTGACGCGCTATGCGTCGCTCGACGAAACCAACGCGTACTTCGAGATGATTCATTCGACTTGGGGCGAACGGTTGCGTCAGGTGTTCAGCGAGATTCCCGACCCGCTCTGGACCGACGAGGGCAATGTCCCGCGCCACGAGCGCGCCGCGTTGCCGACCGCGCCGCGTGCCGCGCACGACGGTCAGCCGTCGGAACCGCGCCCCGCGCAGACGCTTGCGCAGTCGCTGCCTGGCGCCGCCGCGAACGTCCCGCGCATGCCGCGCGACGGTTGA